The following proteins are encoded in a genomic region of Nomascus leucogenys isolate Asia chromosome 17, Asia_NLE_v1, whole genome shotgun sequence:
- the BLOC1S3 gene encoding biogenesis of lysosome-related organelles complex 1 subunit 3, translating into MASQGRRRRPLRRPETVVPGEATETDSEPSASSSEEEELYLGPSGPTRGRPTGLRVAGEAAETDSDPEPEPTAAPRDLPPLVVQRESAEEAWGAEEAPAPAPARSLLQLRLAESQARLDHDVAAAVSGVYRRAGRDVAALASRLAAAQAAGLAAAHSVRLARGDLCALAERLDIVAGCRLLPDIRGVPGTEPEQDPGPRA; encoded by the coding sequence ATGGCGTCCCAGGGTCGTCGGCGGAGGCCCCTGCGGAGGCCGGAGACGGTGGTGCCGGGGGAGGCGACCGAGACGGATTCCGAGCCTTCTGCGTCCTCGTCAGAGGAGGAGGAGCTGTACCTGGGTCCTTCGGGCCCGACGCGCGGCCGCCCCACGGGGCTGCGGGTGGCTGGGGAGGCCGCGGAGACCGACTCGGACCCGGAGCCGGAGCCGACGGCCGCGCCGAGGGACCTGCCTCCACTCGTGGTGCAGCGGGAATCGGCGGAGGAGGCCTGGGGTGCGGAGGAGGCCCCGGCGCCCGCCCCCGCGCGCTCGCTCCTGCAACTTCGGCTGGCTGAGAGCCAGGCGCGGCTGGACCACGACGTGGCGGCCGCCGTGAGCGGTGTGTACCGCCGTGCGGGCCGCGACGTGGCCGCCCTGGCTAGTAGGCTGGCGGCAGCCCAGGCGGCGGGGCTGGCGGCGGCCCACAGCGTGCGCCTGGCGCGCGGGGATCTTTGTGCGCTGGCCGAGCGTCTGGACATCGTGGCTGGCTGCCGTCTGCTGCCGGACATCCGCGGCGTGCCGGGGACCGAGCCTGAGCAAGACCCGGGGCCGCGGGCCTAG